A single genomic interval of Megalobrama amblycephala isolate DHTTF-2021 linkage group LG17, ASM1881202v1, whole genome shotgun sequence harbors:
- the rgs5b gene encoding regulator of G-protein signaling 5b, with product MCRALEHLPITCLERAKELKARFGNFLLKQELNIMGHSQKTDKLTLENRRKWSQSFHELLLHKEGLCAFTAFLSSEFSEENIAFYLACEDYRNTKNSSKLCCKAKKIYEEFICSDSPREVNLDHETKTITLKNMEQPNQSCFTLAQSKIYTLMEKDCYPRFLKSTVYQELITQHLG from the exons ATGTGCCGAGCACTAGAGCATCTGCCAATCACCTGTCTGGAAAG GGCAAAAGAGCTCAAGGCTCGGTTTGGAAATTTTCTGCTAAAGCAAGAGCTTAATATCATGGGCCACTCGCAAAAAACTGACAAGTTAACACTGGAGAACAGACGAAAATGGAGCCAGTCTTTCCATGAACTCCTGCTTCACAAAG AGGGACTGTGCGCTTTCACAGCTTTCCTGTCATCTGAGTTCAGTGAAGAAAATATTGCTTTCTATTTGGCCTGTGAGGACTACAGGAACACAAAGAACTCCTCAAAGCTGTGCTGCAAGGCCAAGAAAATCTATGAGGAGTTCATCTGCTCTGACTCACCAAGAGAG GTTAATCTTGATCATGAAACTAAAACCATCACCTTGAAGAATATGGAGCAACCCAACCAGTCCTGCTTCACCCTCGCCCAGAGTAAAATTTACACCCTCATGGAGAAAGACTGCTACCCTCGTTTCCTCAAATCAACAGTCTACCAGGAACTCATCACACAACATTTGGGTTAA